Proteins encoded by one window of Mustela erminea isolate mMusErm1 chromosome 5, mMusErm1.Pri, whole genome shotgun sequence:
- the GPR132 gene encoding probable G-protein coupled receptor 132 translates to MIPRPSHAPGNASTATSPVPVTGLPGTGASSCNASFEDTRVFLVSVYSAVFAVGLPANCMTAGLTLLQALQGNVLAVYLFSLALCELLYIGTLPLWAVYIQNQHRWTLGVWACRVTGYIFFCNLYVSILFLCCISCDRFLAVVYALESRGRRQPRTAILVSASVFVLVGLVHSPVFRMGGEPTCFEAPMDAEVVAYYYLRFALGFAGPLAVIAFTNRRIFRSIKRSAGLSDAQKTKVKRSAVAVVTIFLVCFAPYHLVLLTKAVAHSYYRGQPDVAHDFEAKLCRLSAVFLCLSTVNSVADPIIYVLATDCSRQEVSRIHRRWKKCSANADVPKHTCSRGSEELSLPTLPTNDSTCPGAVHPLQSGPATWSSSLDTLERPDEESR, encoded by the exons ATGATTCCGCGACCCTCACACGCGCCAG GAAACGCCAGCACCGCGACCAGCCCCGTGCCAGTGACCGGGCTTCCCGGCACGGGCGCCTCGAGCTGCAACGCGTCCTTCGAGGACACCAGAGTGTTCCTGGTGAGCGTGTACAGCGCCGTGTTCGCCGTGGGGCTGCCGGCCAACTGCATGACGGCCGGGCTCACGCTGCTGCAGGCGCTGCAGGGCAACGTGCTGGCCGTCTACCTATTCAGCCTGGCGCTGTGCGAGCTGCTGTACATCGGCACGCTGCCGCTCTGGGCCGTCTACATCCAGAACCAGCACCGCTGGACGCTGGGCGTCTGGGCCTGCAGGGTGACCGGCTACATCTTCTTCTGCAACCTGTACGTGAGCATCCTGTTCCTGTGCTGCATCTCCTGTGACCGCTTCCTGGCGGTGGTGTACGCTCTGGAGAGCCGCGGCCGCCGCCAGCCGCGCACCGCCATCCTCGTGTCCGCGTCCGTCTTTGTGCTGGTCGGGCTGGTCCACAGCCCGGTGTTCAGAATGGGAGGGGAGCCGACGTGCTTCGAGGCGCCGATGGACGCGGAGGTCGTGGCGTACTACTACCTGCGCTTCGCCCTGGGCTTCGCCGGCCCGCTTGCCGTCATCGCCTTCACCAACCGGCGCATCTTCAGAAGCATCAAGCGGAGCGCGGGCCTGAGCGACGCCCAGAAGACGAAGGTGAAACGCTCGGCCGTCGCGGTCGTGACCATCTTCCTGGTCTGCTTCGCTCCGTACCACCTGGTGCTCCTCACCAAAGCCGTGGCCCATTCCTACTACAGGGGCCAGCCGGACGTCGCGCACGACTTCGAAGCCAAGCTCTGCCGGCTCTCCGCGGTGTTCCTGTGCCTGTCCACGGTGAACAGCGTGGCCGACCCCATCATCTACGTGCTGGCCACGGACTGCTCACGGCAAGAAGTGTCCAGAATCCACAGGCGGTGGAAAAAGTGCTCCGCGAACGCCGACGTCCCCAAGCACACATGTTCGAGGGGCTCAGAGGAGCTGTCACTGCCCACGTTGCCCACAAATGACTCCACGTGCCCCGGGGCCGTCCACCCCCTGCAGTCTGGGCCGGCCACATGGAGCTCATCGCTGGACACCTTGGAGAGGCCGGATGAAGAGTCCCGCTGA